The uncultured Roseibium sp. DNA segment GGAGCAGTTCGTTTGTATCGACATTTCCAGGATCGGTAGCCTCGACACCAGCGGCGCGTGGCTGGTGCACCGTTTTCGCGGCGCGCTTGAATTCGGCGGCAAGCGCACCGAGTTGATCGGCCTGGACGAAAAGCGCAAATCCCTGTTCCACGAACTGGAAAAGCATCATCCGCCGCGTTGGAAGCCGGAGCGCTCGCGGTTCTCGGTCATCGGTTTTCTCGAGGCGACCGGTCGTGTCGGGGTCGATGTCGTCAAGGACTCGCTGGCGATGCTGAACATCCTCGGCACGCTCGGCGCCGTTCTCGCAACGGTTCTGCCACATCCGAAACGCCTGCGGAGCATATCGGTCGCGGTGCAGTTCGACCGATCCTGCATCGGCGGCGTTCCGATCGTTGCCCTCATGAGCTTCCTGATCGGTGCGATTATCTCGCAGCAGGGTGGCTTCTATCTGAAACAGTTCGGGGCTGACGTTTATGTGGTGGATCTGGCCGGTATTCTGATCCTGCGGGAGATGGGCGTAATCCTGACGGCGATTATGGTGGCCGGCCGGTCCGGTTCCGCCTTTACTGCGGAACTGGGTGCAATGCGCATGCAGGAGGAGGTCGACGCCCTGCATGTGATCGGCATGAGCGTGACCGAAGTTCTGGTCCTGCCGCGCATTCTCGCGCTGATGATCGCGCTGCCGATCCTCACCTTCATTTCGGACATCGCGGCCCTGATCGGTTCCGGCCTGGTTACATGGGCCTATCTGGACATACCGCCGCAGGCCTTTCTCGTTCAGCTTCAGGCGGCGATCTCGACAAAAACCCTGATGATCGGCCTCGTCAAAGCGCCGTTCATGGCGCTGATCGTCGGTCTGATCGCCTGTGTGGAAGGATTGAAGGTCGAAGGTTCGTCGGAATCGCTCGGCCGTCACACGACCATGTCGGTTGTGAAAGCCATTTTTCTGGTTATCGTGGTGGACGGCATTTTCGCCATCTTTTTCGCAGCCATTGGTGTTTAGAGCGGGTTTTCATGTCCCTTGCCGAAGAAACCATAGACGACACCGCCGATCAGGAGCCAGGCAGCGGCGATGACATCATCCTGTCCGCCAAGGGTGTGACCGTCGGTTTCGGCAGCAAGATCATCCTTCAGGATGTCGACCTCGATGTCCGGCGCGGCGAAATCTTAGGATTCGTCGGCGGTTCGGGAACGGGCAAGTCGGTCCTGATGCGGGCGATTCTCGGCCTGACGCCCAAGCAGGCCGGTACGATCAGTGTTTTCGGTCATAATCTGACGAGTGTTACGCCTGCGATCCGCAAGTCCATCGAAAGGCGCTGGGGGGTGTTGTTTCAGCAAGGCGCCCTGTTTTCGGCTCTCACGGTGAAACAGAATATCCAGGTGCCCATGCGCGAGCACCTCAGGCTGTCGCCGCAGCTGATGGACGAGCTGGCGCTTTTGAAGCTCGAACTGGTCGGTTTGTCTCAGGACGCGGCCGACAAGTTGCCGTCGGAGCTCTCGGGCGGCATGATCAAGAGGGCAAGTTTGGCGCGTGCGCTTGCACTTGATCCGGATTTGGTGTTTCTGGACGAGCCGACTTCGGGTCTTGACCCGATCGGTGCGGCTGCATTTGATGAATTGATTAAGAATCTCAGCGATACGCTCGGTTTGACAGTCTATATGGTAACGCACGATCTGGACAGCCTGCATTCCATCTGCGACCGGATAGCCGTTCTGGCGGACAAAAAGGTTTTGGCGATCGGAACTCTGGACGACATGATGAAAAACGACCATCCCTGGATCAAATCCTATTTCCAGGGCACGCGCGCCTTGCGCCGAATCTGAGGGCCGTATCATGGAAACCCGGGCGAACTATATCCTGATCGGCAGCTTCATGATGGCGGTGCTCCTGGGCTCTTTCCTGTTCGTCTATTGGCTCGCCGTCACCGCGGAATCCCGGGAAAACGTCTTCGTGAGGATCATCTTTCCGGCGCCCGTCACCGGCCTGCCCATCGGCGGGCAGGTGCTTTTCAACGGGATACCGATCGGGAATGTCAGCGCGCTGGATTTCGATCCGCAGAATCCGAAAGTCGTCGTTGCGACCGTGCGTGTGAAACCGAACACGCCGCTCAGGACCGACACGACGGCTTCGCTTAATTTCACCGGCTTGACGGGTGTTGCCTATGTGGATCTGAACGGCGGCAGCCTGGATGCGCCGTTGCTGATCAAGCGGGATTCGGATGAGGTCCCGGTCATGCATGCCGAACGATCCCTGTTCGACGATATCGTCAGCGGGGCGCGGGATGTGCTGAAGGAAGCCGATTCGGCACTGAGCAGCATTGACGGGTTCCTGAAGGAAAACAGTCCGACGGTGACGAAAACATTGAAGAACGTGGAGGAATTCTCCTCCGCACTGGCCGCCAATTCCGCAGGCGTGTCCGACTTCATGGCAAATCTGTCATCGGTTTCCAAGGCTTTGACCGGACTTTCCGGGCGTATGGAGAAGCTGGTCGA contains these protein-coding regions:
- a CDS encoding ABC transporter permease encodes the protein MAFLDKIIPPAFSLDGSVPGRKTLALTGDWTVNSAESAEKLLGSIDLAPEQFVCIDISRIGSLDTSGAWLVHRFRGALEFGGKRTELIGLDEKRKSLFHELEKHHPPRWKPERSRFSVIGFLEATGRVGVDVVKDSLAMLNILGTLGAVLATVLPHPKRLRSISVAVQFDRSCIGGVPIVALMSFLIGAIISQQGGFYLKQFGADVYVVDLAGILILREMGVILTAIMVAGRSGSAFTAELGAMRMQEEVDALHVIGMSVTEVLVLPRILALMIALPILTFISDIAALIGSGLVTWAYLDIPPQAFLVQLQAAISTKTLMIGLVKAPFMALIVGLIACVEGLKVEGSSESLGRHTTMSVVKAIFLVIVVDGIFAIFFAAIGV
- a CDS encoding ABC transporter ATP-binding protein, which encodes MSLAEETIDDTADQEPGSGDDIILSAKGVTVGFGSKIILQDVDLDVRRGEILGFVGGSGTGKSVLMRAILGLTPKQAGTISVFGHNLTSVTPAIRKSIERRWGVLFQQGALFSALTVKQNIQVPMREHLRLSPQLMDELALLKLELVGLSQDAADKLPSELSGGMIKRASLARALALDPDLVFLDEPTSGLDPIGAAAFDELIKNLSDTLGLTVYMVTHDLDSLHSICDRIAVLADKKVLAIGTLDDMMKNDHPWIKSYFQGTRALRRI